The following are encoded in a window of Centroberyx gerrardi isolate f3 chromosome 1, fCenGer3.hap1.cur.20231027, whole genome shotgun sequence genomic DNA:
- the tmem9b gene encoding transmembrane protein 9B: MNPVFPLEVLSLVCFLLLTQAGAKNSEDIRCKCICPPYRDIEGQIYKQNVSLKDCNCLHVVEPMPVDGKDVEAYCLRCECKYEERSSGTIKGTIIMYLSILGLLLLYMVYLTLLEPILKRRLFGHSQLIQNDDDVGDQQPFANAHNVLSRSHSRPNVLNKVEHAQQRWRRQVQEQRKSVFDRHVVLS; encoded by the exons ATGAATCCTGTATTCCCTCTCGAGGTTTTGTCCCTGGTGTGTTTTCTACTGTTAACACAAGCGGGCGCGAAG AACTCTGAAGACATTCGCTGTAAATGCATCTGCCCGCCGTACAGAGACATCGAGGGGCAAATCTACAAACAAAATGTTTCTCTGAAAGACTG CAATTGTCTTCATGTCGTTGAACCCATGCCGGTTGACGGGAAAGATGTGGAGGCGTATTGTTTACGTTGTGAGTGTAAATATGAAGAGAGAAGCTCAGGGACCATCAAA GGGACCATCATAATGTACCTGTCCATCTTGGGCCTGCTGCTTCTCTACATGGTCTACCTGACTCTCCTGGAGCCCATCCTGAAGAGGCGTCTGTTTGGACACTCCCAGCTTATCCAAAACGATGATGATGTTGGG GACCAGCAGCCTTTTGCCAATGCTCACAATGTTCTGTCCCGTTCCCACTCCCGACCCAACGTGTTAAACAAAGTAGAGCATGCCCAGCAGCGCTGGAGGAGGCAGGTCCAGGAACAGAGGAAGTCTGTGTTCGACCGCCACGTTGTTCTCAGTTAA